From a region of the Mercurialis annua linkage group LG1-X, ddMerAnnu1.2, whole genome shotgun sequence genome:
- the LOC126664851 gene encoding 1-aminocyclopropane-1-carboxylate oxidase 5, whose translation MAIPVIDFSKVNGSAEERAKTMAELANGCEEWGFFQLVNHGVPEELLERVKKVSSECYKLEREENFKNSKLVAALNELAEKKDGEKLDNVDWEDVFTLLDDNEWPSKTPGFKETMAEYRAELKKLAERVMGVMDENLGLPKGYIKKAFNDGEGDNAFFGTKVSHYPPCPHPELVTGLRAHTDAGGVILLFQDDEVGGLQILKDGQWIDVQPLKNTIVINTGDQIEVLSNGKYKSTWHRVLPYTQGNRRSIASFYNPSLKATIAPAPELVEKDNKETYPKFVFGDYMSVYVEQKFLPKEPRFQAVKAV comes from the exons ATGGCAATTCCTGTGATTGATTTCTCTAAGGTGAATGGCTCTGCTGAGGAGAGAGCCAAGACCATGGCTGAACTCGCTAATGGCTGCGAGGAATGGGGATTTTTCCag CTGGTGAACCATGGAGTTCCAGAGGAGCTGTTGGAGAGGGTAAAGAAGGTGAGTTCAGAATGCTATAAGCTGGAAAGGGAGGAAAATTTCAAGAACTCGAAGCTTGTTGCGGCATTGAATGAACTGGCAGAGAAGAAGGATGGTGAGAAATTGGATAATGTGGACTGGGAAGATGTTTTTACTCTCCTTGATGATAATGAGTGGCCATCCAAAACCCCCGGATTCAA GGAAACCATGGCGGAATACCGAGCAGAACTGAAGAAATTAGCGGAGAGAGTTATGGGAGTGATGGATGAGAATTTAGGGCTCCCAAAAGGTTATATCAAGAAGGCATTCAATGATGGAGAAGGAGATAATGCCTTTTTTGGCACCAAGGTTAGCCACTATCCACCATGTCCTCATCCCGAGCTCGTGACCGGTCTCCGAGCTCACACGGATGCTGGCGGTGTCATCTTGCTCTTCCAAGATGACGAGGTGGGCGGTCTTCAAATCCTCAAAGACGGGCAATGGATTGACGTCCAGCCACTGAAAAATACCATAGTtataaacaccggtgatcagATCGAGGTGCTGAGCAATGGCAAGTACAAGAGTACTTGGCACAGGGTTCTGCCTTACACTCAAGGGAACAGAAGGTCTATAGCTTCATTCTATAACCCGTCTCTTAAAGCTACCATAGCTCCAGCCCCGGAACTGGTGGAGAAAGATAACAAGGAAACATATCCCAAGTTTGTGTTCGGCGATTATATGTCGGTTTATGTCGAGCAGAAGTTCCTCCCAAAGGAACCCAGGTTCCAAGCTGTGAAGGCAGTGTAA
- the LOC126664849 gene encoding NAD kinase 2, chloroplastic — translation MVACLFLCHVSLVDNMNRLSSVTGILPCLCSCSKLSREANNKLVGFGFSFQLQRKKNLKFVVSAELSRAFSNNFDLDSQIVQSHDQSQLPWIGPVPGDIAELEAYCRIFRTAERLHAALMDTLCNPITGECSVSYDFTAEEKPILEDKIVSVLGCMLSLLNKGREDVLSGRYSLMNSFPATDGLSGRYSLMNSFPVMDVSMMDDKLPPLAIFRSEMKRCCESLHVALENYLTSDDDRSLAVWRKLQRLKNVCYDSGFPRHDDYPCHTLFANWSPVYLFTSKEDVASKNSEVAFWKGGQVTDEGLNWLLNKGFKTIIDLREETIKDNFYQEAVDIAILSGKLELIKIPVEARTAPSVDQVVKFASLVSDCSKKPIYLHSKEGAWRTSAMISRWRQYMTRSASQLIVSSESSDMVLQETDETRDIQASSINKRSLLEQTNGSLELALDKVRGSNGVSHDVVSPLKEERGQSNDGVYNAPVSSVSGTTSLETVDSEEGSSANFCREIDPLGAQSPPSNIFSKADMSRFFKTKRISPPSYSKYKLSKFKKPPVSKDKYTGMVQASEIVDIVPKSLLTEGKKSNGSASDENISPKFKSSSLDGQKHLKSGSFTSVPSVSNAFGEVDRNYVPKTNASGSLNQHVKSANVREARAGSGAASLSLRDDELGTIEGDMCASATGVVRLQSRRKAEMFLVRTDGFSCTREKVTESSLAFTHPSTQQQMLMWKTTPKTVLLLKKLGQELMEEAKEVASFLYHQEKMNVIVEPDVHDIFARIPGFGFVQTFYSQDTSDLHERIDFVACLGGDGVILHASNLFRDAVPPVVSFNLGSLGFLTSHSFEEYKQDLRQVIHGNSTVDGVYITLRMRLRCEIFRNGKAVPGKVFDVLNEMVVDRGSNPYLSKIECYEHDRLITKVQGDGIIVATPTGSTAYSTAAGGSMVHPNVPCMLFTPICPHSLSFRPVILPDSARLELKIPDDARSNAWVSFDGKRRQQLSRGHSIRISMSQHPLPTVNKCDQTGDWFRSLIRCLNWNERLDQKAL, via the exons ATGGTGGCATGTCTTTTCTTATGCCACGTGTCCCTCGTCGACAACATGAACCGGTTATCTTCCGTCACCGGGATATTGCCCTGTTTGTGCTCTTGCAGTAAGCTTAGTAGAGAAGCTAATAATAAGCTGGTGGGTTTTGGGTTTAGTTTTCAGTTGCAGAGAAAGAAGAATCTTAAGTTTGTTGTCAGTGCTGAGCTGTCAAGAGCTTTTTCCAATAATTTTGATTTGGATTCTCAG ATTGTCCAGTCTCATGATCAATCACAGTTGCCTTGGATTGGTCCAGTTCCTGGTGATATTGCTGAACTTGAGGCCTATTGTAGAATTTTTAGAACAGCTGAACGGCTTCATGCTGCATTGATGGACACATTATGTAATCCCATAACTGGGGAATGTAGTGTTTCATATGACTTTACTGCTGAGGAAAAACCGATTTTGGAAGATAAAATAGTTTCCGTGCTCGGTTGTATGTTGTCACTTTTGAATAAAGGAAGAGAGGATGTTCTTTCCGGTAGATACTCGCTAATGAATTCTTTTCCTGCTACGGATGGTCTTTCTGGAAGATACTCGCTAATGAATTCTTTTCCTGTTATGGATGTAAGCATGATGGATGATAAGCTTCCACCACTTGCTATTTTTAGGAGTGAGATGAAAAGGTGTTGTGAGAGTTTGCATGTTGCTCTTGAAAACTATTTGACATCTGATGATGACCGAAGCTTGGCTGTGTGGAGGAAACTGCAGAGGTTGAAGAATGTCTGTTATGATTCTGGATTTCCCCGTCATGATGATTACCCTTGTCATACACTGTTTGCTAACTGGAGTCCTGTTTATTTGTTCACATCTAAAGAAGATGTGGCATCCAAAAATTCCGAAGTAGCGTTTTGGAAAGGAGGTCAGGTTACAGATGAAGGTTTGAATTGGTTATTGAATAAAGGATTCAAGACTATCATAGATCTGAGAGAAGAAACCATAAAGGATAACTTTTATCAAGAGGCCGTGGATATTGCTATTTTGTCCGGAAAACttgaattgattaaaattccTGTTGAAGCTAGAACGGCACCTTCAGTGGACCAGGTTGTGAAGTTTGCATCTCTAGTTTCAGATTGCAGCAAAAAGCCCATCTATCTTCACAGTAAGGAAGGAGCATGGAGAACTTCTGCAATGATCTCCAGATGGAGGCAGTATATGACACGTAGTGCATCTCAGCTTATTGTTTCAAGTGAATCAAGCGATATGGTACTACAGGAAACAGATGAAACCAGAGATATCCAGGCATCATCTATAAACAAGAGGTCCCTCCTGGAGCAGACAAACGGATCACTGGAATTGGCTTTAGATAAAGTTCGAGGTTCAAATGGAGTATCTCATGATGTTGTCTCTCCACTTAAGGAGGAAAGAGGCCAAAGCAATGATGGGGTCTATAATGCCCCCGTGTCTTCAGTTTCCGGTACAACATCTCTAGAAACAGTTGATAGCGAGGAAGGATCTTCAGCAAACTTCTGCAGGGAAATTGACCCTCTTGGGGCTCAAAGTCCTCCTAGTAATATTTTCTCCAAAGCTGATATGTCCAGATTCTTTAAGACTAAAAGAATCTCACCTCCCTCTTACTCTAAATATAAGTTAAGTAAGTTTAAAAAGCCGCCTGTTTCAAAAGATAAATATACTGGAATGGTTCAAGCGAGTGAGATTGTGGACATTGTTCCCAAGTCACTGCTGACagaaggaaaaaaatccaatggATCAGCTAGTGATGAAAATATATCTCCAAAATTTAAGAGTTCATCTCTTGATGGTCAGAAGCATCTCAAAAGTGGTAGTTTTACATCTGTTCCTTCAGTTTCAAATGCATTTGGTGAAGTAGATAGAAATTATGTCCCTAAAACTAATGCAAGTGGCAGCTTAAATCAGCATGTTAAATCTGCAAATGTCAGAGAGGCTCGTGCGGGAAGTGGAGCAGCCTCCTTAAGCTTACGCGATGATGAATTGGGTACAATTGAAGGAgacatgtgtgcttctgcaacTGGTGTTGTAAGACTGCAGTCAAGAAGGAAAGCAGAAATGTTCTTAGTGCGAACAGATGGATTTTCTTGTACAAGAGAAAAGGTTACTGAATCTTCCCTGGCCTTCACTCATCCTAGTACACAGCAACAGATGCTTATGTGGAAAACAACGCCAAAAACTGTATTATTGTTGAAAAAGCTGGGGCAAGAACTTATGGAAGAAGCTAAAGAG GTTGCCTCTTTCCTGTATCACCAAGAGAAAATGAATGTTATTGTTGAACCTGATGTTCATGACATATTTGCTAGAATCCcaggatttggatttgttcagacCTTTTACAGTCAAGACACCAG TGATCTTCATGAGAGGATTGATTTTGTTGCATGTTTAGGAGGAGATGGGGTTATACTCCATGCATCAAATTTATTTAGAGATGCGGTTCCCCCTGTTGTTTCCTTTAATCTTGGATCTCTTGGATTTCTAACTTCCCATAGT TTTGAGGAATATAAGCAGGACCTAAGGCAGGTCATCCATGGGAATAGCACAGTGGATGGTGTTTATATAACTCTTAGAATGCGCCTCCGTTGTGAAATCTTCCGCAATGGTAAAGCAGTGCCTGGGAAAGTGTTTGATGTCCTAAATGAGATGGTTGTTGACCGGGGTTCTAATCCATATCTTTCTAAGATCGAGTGTTATGAACATGACCGGCTTATAACCAAG GTACAAGGTGACGGAATCATAGTGGCCACACCTACAGGCAGTACTGCTTACTCTACAGCTGCTGGAGGTTCCATG GTGCATCCAAATGTTCCTTGCATGCTATTTACCCCAATCTGTCCTCACTCCCTTTCATTCAGGCCAGTCATACTTCCAGATTCTGCGAGGCTTGAACTAAAG ATTCCAGATGATGCTCGAAGTAATGCATGGGTTTCTTTCGATGGGAAGAGAAGGCAGCAACTTTCAAGGGGGCATTCCATCCGAATATCCATGAGCCAGCACCCATTGCCAACAGTCAACAAATGTGATCAAACAGGTGATTGGTTCAGGAGTTTGATTCGTTGTTTGAACTGGAACGAAAGGTTAGATCAGAAGGCTCTATAA
- the LOC126664850 gene encoding uncharacterized protein LOC126664850 isoform X1 → MSLSNSRPKTFKGANVFMSRNLVPPEVFDALLDALRLNGADVFLCCDPSRNAPNDFHIISSPDHEKFEDLRAKGCNLLGPQCVLSCAKEHRELPKLGFTCCLAMDGVKVVASGFDIDEKVKIEKLVTAMGGQLHSKASLDVNFVIVKNVLAAKYKWAVNILKKPVVTCNWLYQCWNEHRVVPQESYRVLPFLGLFISVTRIPADERKEIEKIITDNGGKYSAELTKKCTHLICDAPEGDKYKVARRWGHIQIVSRKWFDQSVARRACLNEESYPIQGSSAPAIKTMKGLSMAQHSQDKCMGNSLSMPSSVAADSSFTGFPGVGVSDPDLEFTLSQNMSSMFSDPPVFVKEGDNEMLPVHPMNDTNLAGCIANDSQSEDSDLYLSECRISLVGFEAVEMRKLVRLVRSGGGSRYMSLNDQLTHIIVGAPTELEKKELRGLAASGVIDVVRPKWLEDCIRQKKEVPVLRQHVAYDLLLPKDPLNSGKGTVVGVNGMNQAKVSSPFPSIHSDQLLGSANFQNGMRSALENNREEKAETDTNGSIHANATLNQSEKNLSSVVNDQKRGVKKTLQNSSSQNQKPSTVFRGKLFRFSSSFPLDRRAEIVQWVSQGGGEMVEDNVKEDVHFTIECHGMISGSVDGPQTTYVSSHWVRSCLEDGSLLDVDSHIIYSPLPCRVPLPGFENFRFCISQYEEKDRLLLRNLCFVLGAKFVEKLSRKVTHLVCKFTNGPKYDAACKWGICSITSEWIYECVRQNDIVALDQFQPKEVTSQDQEAGLCNVSQFTTQATRMVNGENPSQLTSQSQVLRSAPTQIGSNGISSLGENTQKSVNFSKKARLLVSDDPKRNNLKDTRGNNSKDTGGSSSGVPDVAAAIEDLLEQTSKKSPGNSACDENLYPSDPMLGEDIGGSHSLIGLPNHWLNRTGKKDELSNSTKDVNRGGYDGFSETQTESQVVGYEEDLSGRQMLIDRVRTRSSLV, encoded by the exons ATGTCGTTGAGTAATAGTAGACCAAAGACATTCAAAGGCGCCAATGTGTTCATGTCCCGAAACCTAGTCCCGCCGGAAGTCTTTGACGCGCTTCTCGACGCTCTCCGACTCAACGGCGCCGATGTCTTTCTCTGTTGCGATCCTTCTCGCAATGCCCCTAACGATTTTCACATCATCTCCTCTCCTGATCAC GAGAAATTTGAAGATCTTAGAGCTAAAGGATGCAATTTACTAG GTCCACAGTGTGTACTTTCATGTGCAAAAGAACATAGGGAATTGCCTAAGCTTGGTTTTACTTGCTGCCTTGCAATGGATGGTGTTAAAGTAGTTGCATCTGGCTTTGATATCGACGAAAAG GTTAAGATAGAAAAGTTGGTAACAGCAATGGGGGGACAGTTGCATAGTAAAGCATCTTTGGATGTTAATTTTGTTATTGTAAAGAATGTTTTGGCTGCAAAGTATAAG TGGGCTGTAAATATTCTGAAGAAACCAGTTGTCACTTGTAACTGGTTATACCAATGCTGGAACGAGCACCGTGTTGTTCCTCAGGAGTCATATAGGGTTCTACCCTTTCTTGGACTGTTCATAAGTGTTACCAGAATCCCTGCTG ATGAGCGGAAGGAGATTGAAAAAATCATCACAGATAATGGGGGTAAATATTCCGCTGAGCTGACAAAGAAGTGCACACATTTGATTTGCGAT GCTCCTGAAGGTGACAAGTACAAGGTTGCTCGAAGATGGGGCCACATTCAAATAGTTTCTCGGAAATGGTTTGATCAGTCCGTTGCTAGGAGAG CATGTCTTAATGAGGAGTCCTATCCTATTCAGGGTAGTTCTGCACCTGCAATTAAAACTATGAAAGGCTTGTCAATGGCACAACATAGCCAAGACAAGTGTATGGGCAATTCACTATCTATGCCATCTTCAGTGGCTGCAGATTCAAGTTTTACAGGTTTTCCTGGTGTTGGGGTTTCTGATCCTGATCTGGAATTTACTCTCTCACAGAATATGTCTTCTATGTTCTCCGATCCTCCTGTCTTTGTCAAAGAAGGGGATAATGAAATGCTTCCTGTGCATCCCATGAATGATACCAACCTTGCCGGTTGCATTGCCAATGACTCTCAATCTGAAGACAGTGATCTGTACTTGTCGGAATGTAGAATATCACTTGTTGGCTTTGAAGCTGTGGAAATGCGCAAACTAGTACGTTTGGTGCGCAGTGGTGGGGGTTCCCGATATATGTCTTTGAATGATCAATTGACACACATTATAGTTGGAGCTCCGACAGAGCT TGAAAAGAAGGAACTGAGAGGCCTTGCTGCTTCAGGGGTCATTGATGTGGTCAGACCCAAATGGCTTGAAGATTGTATTCGTCAAAAGAAAGAAGTTCCTGTACTCAGGCAACATGTTGCCTATGATCTACTTCTTCCTAAAG ATCCTTTAAACTCCGGTAAAGGAACTGTAGTTGGTGTGAATGGTATGAATCAAGCTAAAGTCTCATCTCCCTTTCCAAGTATTCATTCTGATCAGTTACTGGGGAGTGCAAATTTTCAAAACGGGATGAGATCAGCATTGGAGAATAACAGAGAAGAGAAAGCAGAAACTGACACGAATGGGAGCATACATGCGAATGCGACTCTGAATCAGTCTGAGAAGAATTTATCTTCCGTTGTTAATGACCAAAAAAGGGGTGTAAAGAAGACTCTGCAGAATTCCAGCAGTCAAAACCAGAAACCATCAACTGTTTTTAGGGGGAAATTATTTCGTTTTTCGAGTTCCTTTCCTCTAGACAGG AGAGCTGAAATTGTTCAGTGGGTGAGTCAAGGAGGAGGTGAGATGGTGGAAGATAATGTAAAGGAGGATGTCCACTTCACTATTGAGTGCCATGGCATGATATCAGGGTCTGTGGATGGTCCCCAAACTACTTATGTATCCAGTCATTGGGTGCGGTCTTGTTTAGAG GATGGAAGCTTGCTGGACGTTGATAGCCATATTATATATTCCCCATTACCCTGCCGGGTTCCTTTGCCTGGTTTTGAAAATTTCCGCTTTTGCATCTCACAGTATGAAGAGAAAGACAGATTACTATTAAGAAATTTGTGCTTTGTTCTTGGAGCTAAATTTGTGGAGAAACTTAGTAGAAAGGTCACCCATCTGGTCTGCAAGTTTACCAATGGACCAAAGTATGATGCTGCATGTAAATGGGGCATATGTTCAATTACATCTGAATGGATTTATGAATGTGTCAGGCAG AATGACATTGTGGCATTGGATCAGTTTCAGCCAAAAGAAGTTACCTCTCAAGACCAAGAGGCAGGATTGTGCAATGTGAGCCAGTTTACTACTCAAGCTACTCGAATGGTAAATGGAGAAAATCCATCTCAATTGACAAGTCAGTCACAAGTTCTTAGAAGTGCGCCAACTCAAATAGGTAGTAATGGAATTAGCAGCTTGGGTGAAAACACACAAAAATCTGTCaatttttctaaaaaggcaAGGCTTTTGGTAAGTGATGATCCAAAGAGGAACAATTTAAAAGATACCAGAGGCAACAATTCAAAAGATACAGGAGGGTCTTCAAGTGGTGTTCCTGATGTGGCTGCTGCTATCGAGGACTTGTTAGAGCAGACAAGCAAG AAGTCACCTGGGAATAGTGCCTGCGATGAAAAT CTTTACCCATCTGATCCAATGCTCGGTGAAGACATTGGAGGCTCTCATTCTCTCATTGGATTACCTAATCACTGGCTAAATAG AACCGGGAAAAAAGACGAGCTATCTAATTCTACTAAAGATGTGAACAGAGGAGGGTATGACGGCTTTAGTGAAACTCAAACGGAGTCACAG GTTGTTGGTTACGAGGAAGATTTATCAGGCAGACAAATGCTTATAGACAGGGTTCGAACCCGAAGTAGTCTGGTGTGA
- the LOC126664850 gene encoding uncharacterized protein LOC126664850 isoform X2 has product MSLSNSRPKTFKGANVFMSRNLVPPEVFDALLDALRLNGADVFLCCDPSRNAPNDFHIISSPDHEKFEDLRAKGCNLLGPQCVLSCAKEHRELPKLGFTCCLAMDGVKVVASGFDIDEKVKIEKLVTAMGGQLHSKASLDVNFVIVKNVLAAKYKWAVNILKKPVVTCNWLYQCWNEHRVVPQESYRVLPFLGLFISVTRIPADERKEIEKIITDNGGKYSAELTKKCTHLICDAPEGDKYKVARRWGHIQIVSRKWFDQSVARRACLNEESYPIQGSSAPAIKTMKGLSMAQHSQDKCMGNSLSMPSSVAADSSFTGFPGVGVSDPDLEFTLSQNMSSMFSDPPVFVKEGDNEMLPVHPMNDTNLAGCIANDSQSEDSDLYLSECRISLVGFEAVEMRKLVRLVRSGGGSRYMSLNDQLTHIIVGAPTELEKKELRGLAASGVIDVVRPKWLEDCIRQKKEVPVLRQHVAYDLLLPKDPLNSGKGTVVGVNGMNQAKVSSPFPSIHSDQLLGSANFQNGMRSALENNREEKAETDTNGSIHANATLNQSEKNLSSVVNDQKRGVKKTLQNSSSQNQKPSTVFRGKLFRFSSSFPLDRRAEIVQWVSQGGGEMVEDNVKEDVHFTIECHGMISGSVDGPQTTYVSSHWVRSCLEDGSLLDVDSHIIYSPLPCRVPLPGFENFRFCISQYEEKDRLLLRNLCFVLGAKFVEKLSRKVTHLVCKFTNGPKYDAACKWGICSITSEWIYECVRQNDIVALDQFQPKEVTSQDQEAGLCNVSQFTTQATRMVNGENPSQLTSQSQVLRSAPTQIGSNGISSLGENTQKSVNFSKKARLLVSDDPKRNNLKDTRGNNSKDTGGSSSGVPDVAAAIEDLLEQTSKLYPSDPMLGEDIGGSHSLIGLPNHWLNRTGKKDELSNSTKDVNRGGYDGFSETQTESQVVGYEEDLSGRQMLIDRVRTRSSLV; this is encoded by the exons ATGTCGTTGAGTAATAGTAGACCAAAGACATTCAAAGGCGCCAATGTGTTCATGTCCCGAAACCTAGTCCCGCCGGAAGTCTTTGACGCGCTTCTCGACGCTCTCCGACTCAACGGCGCCGATGTCTTTCTCTGTTGCGATCCTTCTCGCAATGCCCCTAACGATTTTCACATCATCTCCTCTCCTGATCAC GAGAAATTTGAAGATCTTAGAGCTAAAGGATGCAATTTACTAG GTCCACAGTGTGTACTTTCATGTGCAAAAGAACATAGGGAATTGCCTAAGCTTGGTTTTACTTGCTGCCTTGCAATGGATGGTGTTAAAGTAGTTGCATCTGGCTTTGATATCGACGAAAAG GTTAAGATAGAAAAGTTGGTAACAGCAATGGGGGGACAGTTGCATAGTAAAGCATCTTTGGATGTTAATTTTGTTATTGTAAAGAATGTTTTGGCTGCAAAGTATAAG TGGGCTGTAAATATTCTGAAGAAACCAGTTGTCACTTGTAACTGGTTATACCAATGCTGGAACGAGCACCGTGTTGTTCCTCAGGAGTCATATAGGGTTCTACCCTTTCTTGGACTGTTCATAAGTGTTACCAGAATCCCTGCTG ATGAGCGGAAGGAGATTGAAAAAATCATCACAGATAATGGGGGTAAATATTCCGCTGAGCTGACAAAGAAGTGCACACATTTGATTTGCGAT GCTCCTGAAGGTGACAAGTACAAGGTTGCTCGAAGATGGGGCCACATTCAAATAGTTTCTCGGAAATGGTTTGATCAGTCCGTTGCTAGGAGAG CATGTCTTAATGAGGAGTCCTATCCTATTCAGGGTAGTTCTGCACCTGCAATTAAAACTATGAAAGGCTTGTCAATGGCACAACATAGCCAAGACAAGTGTATGGGCAATTCACTATCTATGCCATCTTCAGTGGCTGCAGATTCAAGTTTTACAGGTTTTCCTGGTGTTGGGGTTTCTGATCCTGATCTGGAATTTACTCTCTCACAGAATATGTCTTCTATGTTCTCCGATCCTCCTGTCTTTGTCAAAGAAGGGGATAATGAAATGCTTCCTGTGCATCCCATGAATGATACCAACCTTGCCGGTTGCATTGCCAATGACTCTCAATCTGAAGACAGTGATCTGTACTTGTCGGAATGTAGAATATCACTTGTTGGCTTTGAAGCTGTGGAAATGCGCAAACTAGTACGTTTGGTGCGCAGTGGTGGGGGTTCCCGATATATGTCTTTGAATGATCAATTGACACACATTATAGTTGGAGCTCCGACAGAGCT TGAAAAGAAGGAACTGAGAGGCCTTGCTGCTTCAGGGGTCATTGATGTGGTCAGACCCAAATGGCTTGAAGATTGTATTCGTCAAAAGAAAGAAGTTCCTGTACTCAGGCAACATGTTGCCTATGATCTACTTCTTCCTAAAG ATCCTTTAAACTCCGGTAAAGGAACTGTAGTTGGTGTGAATGGTATGAATCAAGCTAAAGTCTCATCTCCCTTTCCAAGTATTCATTCTGATCAGTTACTGGGGAGTGCAAATTTTCAAAACGGGATGAGATCAGCATTGGAGAATAACAGAGAAGAGAAAGCAGAAACTGACACGAATGGGAGCATACATGCGAATGCGACTCTGAATCAGTCTGAGAAGAATTTATCTTCCGTTGTTAATGACCAAAAAAGGGGTGTAAAGAAGACTCTGCAGAATTCCAGCAGTCAAAACCAGAAACCATCAACTGTTTTTAGGGGGAAATTATTTCGTTTTTCGAGTTCCTTTCCTCTAGACAGG AGAGCTGAAATTGTTCAGTGGGTGAGTCAAGGAGGAGGTGAGATGGTGGAAGATAATGTAAAGGAGGATGTCCACTTCACTATTGAGTGCCATGGCATGATATCAGGGTCTGTGGATGGTCCCCAAACTACTTATGTATCCAGTCATTGGGTGCGGTCTTGTTTAGAG GATGGAAGCTTGCTGGACGTTGATAGCCATATTATATATTCCCCATTACCCTGCCGGGTTCCTTTGCCTGGTTTTGAAAATTTCCGCTTTTGCATCTCACAGTATGAAGAGAAAGACAGATTACTATTAAGAAATTTGTGCTTTGTTCTTGGAGCTAAATTTGTGGAGAAACTTAGTAGAAAGGTCACCCATCTGGTCTGCAAGTTTACCAATGGACCAAAGTATGATGCTGCATGTAAATGGGGCATATGTTCAATTACATCTGAATGGATTTATGAATGTGTCAGGCAG AATGACATTGTGGCATTGGATCAGTTTCAGCCAAAAGAAGTTACCTCTCAAGACCAAGAGGCAGGATTGTGCAATGTGAGCCAGTTTACTACTCAAGCTACTCGAATGGTAAATGGAGAAAATCCATCTCAATTGACAAGTCAGTCACAAGTTCTTAGAAGTGCGCCAACTCAAATAGGTAGTAATGGAATTAGCAGCTTGGGTGAAAACACACAAAAATCTGTCaatttttctaaaaaggcaAGGCTTTTGGTAAGTGATGATCCAAAGAGGAACAATTTAAAAGATACCAGAGGCAACAATTCAAAAGATACAGGAGGGTCTTCAAGTGGTGTTCCTGATGTGGCTGCTGCTATCGAGGACTTGTTAGAGCAGACAAGCAAG CTTTACCCATCTGATCCAATGCTCGGTGAAGACATTGGAGGCTCTCATTCTCTCATTGGATTACCTAATCACTGGCTAAATAG AACCGGGAAAAAAGACGAGCTATCTAATTCTACTAAAGATGTGAACAGAGGAGGGTATGACGGCTTTAGTGAAACTCAAACGGAGTCACAG GTTGTTGGTTACGAGGAAGATTTATCAGGCAGACAAATGCTTATAGACAGGGTTCGAACCCGAAGTAGTCTGGTGTGA